The segment CACGGCCTGCGCATCACCATCGGCACCGAGGAGGAGGTCCGCGGCCTCGCCGCCGTGATCCGCCGCATGGTCGAGGCGGCGGGCTGATGCTGCCCTTCGCCCGGGTCACGATCATCGGGCTGGGCCTGATCGGCTCCTCGGTCGCGCGCGCGGTGCAGGCGCAGATGCCGACCGTGCGGCTGACCGGCCACGACGCCAGCCCCGAGGTGCGCGAACGCGCGCGCAGCATCGGCTTCTGCGACGACGTCACCGACACGGCCGGCGCGGCGGTGGTCGACGCCGATTTCGTCATCTTCTGCGTGCCGGTCGGCGCGATGGCGGCGGCGGCGGCGGAGATCGCCGAGGACCTGCCCGCCGACGCGATCGTCAGCGACGTCGGATCGTCGAAGGAAAGCGTGCTCGCGGCGCTGCGCGGCGCGCTGCCCGACGCCACGATCATCCCCGCCCATCCGGTCGCGGGCACCGAGAATAGCGGCCCCGACGCGGGCTTCGCGACGCTGTTCCAGGGGCGCTGGTGCATCGTCACCCCGCCCGAGGGCGCCGATCCCACCGCGACCGAGCGGGTTGCCGAGTTCTGGCGGCGGCTGGGCGCCGACGTCGAGACGATGGACCCGCGCCACCATGACCGGGTGCTCGCCGTCACCAGCCACCTGCCGCACCTGATCGCCTACACCATCGTCGGCACCGCGTCCGACATGGAGGAGGTGACGCAGAGCGAGGTGATCAAATTCTCGGCGGGCGGCTTCCGCGACTTCACCCGCATCGCCG is part of the Rhizorhabdus wittichii RW1 genome and harbors:
- a CDS encoding prephenate dehydrogenase (PFAM: Prephenate dehydrogenase; NADP oxidoreductase, coenzyme F420-dependent; NAD-dependent glycerol-3-phosphate dehydrogenase domain protein) → MLPFARVTIIGLGLIGSSVARAVQAQMPTVRLTGHDASPEVRERARSIGFCDDVTDTAGAAVVDADFVIFCVPVGAMAAAAAEIAEDLPADAIVSDVGSSKESVLAALRGALPDATIIPAHPVAGTENSGPDAGFATLFQGRWCIVTPPEGADPTATERVAEFWRRLGADVETMDPRHHDRVLAVTSHLPHLIAYTIVGTASDMEEVTQSEVIKFSAGGFRDFTRIAASDPTMWRDVFLNNKEAVLEMLQRFSEDLTALQRAIRWGDGDTLFDLFTRTRAIRRSIIEQGQDDAAPDFGRAH